The DNA region CCACTCCATTTTTTTGAAGTATTTTTTTGCATTTTAGCTACAAAAACTGTGGAAACTATGAACTGTTTGCAAGTTTGTTTTGGGACGGGGGTTGGTTTAGGCTGTGTGCAGTGATCAGAAATTGGCTGGTGTTAACCAGTTTCTGTGCAGTTAAACTTTTTCAAGATTAAAGTCTGATATTTTTTTGCGTAATGTTGTGGGTGAAATATCGAGAAGGCGAGCACTGCGTGAAATATTCCAGTCGTTTTCGTTGAGAGTCATTTCGATATGCATCTTTTCAGCATCAGCCAGCGTAACCGGTCGTTGTTTTTCTGGATTGAAATCATTAGTGATCTGCCAATGGTGAAAATCAAAGTCCTCTGGAGTGAGCACAGAACCTTGAGTAAGAGCAACCGCTCTTGTTAATGTGTTTTCAAGTTCGCGGATATTTCCAGTCCATATGTGTTTTTTGAAAAGATCGATTGCTTTCTTGTCAATCGTTACAGGTGGGCACGATAATTTTTTTGAAATTTTCTGGAGCAGAAAAGTTGTTAGATCATAGATGTCATCACCGCGCTCACGAAGGGGTGGAAGGGTAACAGTTGATACAGTAAGGCGGAAGAAAAGATCTTGCCTGAATTGTCCTTTTCTAATAAGCGCCGGAAGATCAGCGTGTGTTGCCGCAATCACCCTCGCCTTTAATGGGATAGTTTCATGGCCACCAACCCTGACAAATTCATCTTCCTGTAGTACACGCAAAAGTTTGGCCTGAAGTTCTAAGGGCATATCGCCGATTTCGTCAAGAAAGACAGTACCATCTTCAGCATGTTCTAATTTGCCAATTTTGCGAGAGTCTGCTCCGGTAAAGGAACCTTTTTCATGGCCAAAGAATTCACTTTCCATAAGTGTAGGTACAATTGCAGAACAATTAATAGCAACAAATGGTTTGTTTTCTGAACTGACATTATGCAAAATGCGGGCGGTAAGCTCTT from Desulfobulbaceae bacterium includes:
- a CDS encoding sigma-54-dependent Fis family transcriptional regulator codes for the protein MSSILIIDDDQALCRSLEIQLEMEGHTTKSALNSKAGLELISATKPDLILLDINLPDKSGIETLPKILSFESPPSVIIMTGDPDNKRVIEAMRAGATDYLRKPFDFEKVLSFIKKIEKINSHKTFSIDNKQANEIDRVRHEIIGSHSSIVELHKIIGLLSRSRISVLILGESGTGKELTARILHNVSSENKPFVAINCSAIVPTLMESEFFGHEKGSFTGADSRKIGKLEHAEDGTVFLDEIGDMPLELQAKLLRVLQEDEFVRVGGHETIPLKARVIAATHADLPALIRKGQFRQDLFFRLTVSTVTLPPLRERGDDIYDLTTFLLQKISKKLSCPPVTIDKKAIDLFKKHIWTGNIRELENTLTRAVALTQGSVLTPEDFDFHHWQITNDFNPEKQRPVTLADAEKMHIEMTLNENDWNISRSARLLDISPTTLRKKISDFNLEKV